A genomic stretch from Limanda limanda chromosome 11, fLimLim1.1, whole genome shotgun sequence includes:
- the nes gene encoding nestin: MGDEKQQLLNLNGRLETYLSRVKHLEEENLMLAEEIGFLRHSSHGASTRRKGLEEELRRARLELDAAWMDRAHTEKEVGRLAEEFEFLELQRQKEAQAHIKAKKMVEQSRKELDEEQRAKMWLREQVSQLEHEMSHLIQTHQEDVAHMEATLSQCRATRPPMAQRGNQTPNLLQLGQEFSQRATRAWQEAAEIHQDQLAQLEESLDQARGRLTRVAQEKSESQLRLRALEKEMDSHRDVRLHLETSAAQQRDGHEQEIQQLQAHLEDLEAEREDLGRQIERLLLENRGLLQMKMSLGLEVSTYRALLDREILKGDKCLSNPSRDVSISDAAFCPRGMKKNYRTHQPASFSSAYVRTAPTATQLCSRKPTTFSGTQTFSRKPADVEAAKSETWETAYPKILQDGAVENFRPQEVQEKVTYAEPLSPPNEQEPCVPPREEEGGEEVESAVSRQVESSLHREPAFSDEVSLHQFTAPDFTPHGVRVTEKLSDVSAEPEEGPAEEEEAPADPLGWKEYISEELEDVKEEISDSETEEEVEPTFESRRRSPASECEAAESLFNKLTDFSRYENSSDDEAAEIRDEISRSVEAAKETDVEDKLLYPDGEEMDTWDSVIEKKIDMKTDDSIKQDEAKRQHAEPEDISAGDPEHDKRGMIQGVTTDTQKDDNLAAPGTDTQVDDEHGPDPAEEEDDEEEDSQNVSVSWRTELESDSYAQENTLADTRPLIRYKSDETDANTHMDESESSEGDQDKRLGGETGSATWSEGKSRRYGTMEDLCEEVEEEVLDEEYDLGYSHLQRQTSRKDTEREEETNKDVNEEYSDEESEEFTKPAPPVSVEYDEELETDRLVEQELESLSTDSFSSHFAQQKVGDEKIPPEAGETKTHSESFCEESGATTSGQLAFPNTFLDYPDEKPYGQRKDEEGTPVPEKREEEEHNVSMVTHPNVSEHFQTFSDFINGLDVEQSRNSNKQDVKPADPQEHLDEDAVDCPDVPETGEWEVLENPSEDQDVRAERHLHDDGGSGEGDVTREEEEEHLEIPPDIFEAKDSTELLNTNRKDNNLPGAFSSSVKTDFWTSSPEVGATYQPDDACIEPTNQNRGFGENPVWGISDNRINGNSPAAEKGPEQKSEVKQVLSRKVEAEFVHSEESEVEGESWSSGEEQ; this comes from the exons ATGGGCgatgagaagcagcagctgctgaaccTGAACGGACGCCTGGAGACCTACCTGAGTCGGGTCaaacacctggaggaggagaacctgaTGCTCGCAGAGGAGATTGGATTTCTGAGACACAGCAGCCACGGAGCTTCCACTCGCAGGAAGGGCTTAGAGGAAGAGCTGCGGCGGGCGAGACTGGAGCTGGACGCCGCCTGGATGGACAGGGCCCACACGGAGAAGGAGGTGGGCAGGCTGGCTGAGGAGTTCGAGttcctggagctgcagaggcagAAGGAGGCTCAAGCTCACATCAAGGCCAAGAAGAtggtggagcagagcaggaagGAGCTGGACGAGGAGCAGAGGGCGAAGATGTGGCTGAGAGAGCAGGTCAGTCAGCTGGAGCACGAGATGAGTCACCTCATCCAAACCCATCAAGAGGATGTGGCCCACATGGAGGCCACATTGAGCCAGTGCAGAGCCACGAGGCCCCCCATGGCTCAGAGGGGCAACCAGACACCCAACCTCCTCCAGCTGGGGCAGGAGTTCTCCCAGAGGGCCACCAGGGCCTGGCAGGAGGCCGCTGAGATCCATCAGGACCAGCTGGCTCAGCTGGAGGAGTCCCTCGACCAGGCCAGGGGCCGTTTGACCCGAGTGGCCCAGGAGAAGAGCGAGAGCCAGCTGAGGCTCCGAGCTCTGGAGAAGGAGATGGACTCACATCGAGACGTCCGGCTGCATCTGGAGACGAGTGCAGCTCAGCAGAGAGACGGACACGAGCAGGagatccagcagctgcag GCGCACTTGGAGGACCTGGAGGCGGAGAGGGAGGATCTGGGCCGACAGATCGAGCGTCTGCTCCTGGAGAACCGAGGCCTGCTGCAGATGAAGATGTCTCTGGGTCTGGAGGTGTCAACATACAG AGCTCTGCTGGACCGTGAGATCCTCAAGGGAGACAAGTGTCTGTCCAACCCATCGAGAGACGTTTCCATCTCAG ATGCAGCGTTCTGTCCTCGAGGGATGAAGAAGAATTACCGAACACATCAGCCTGCTTCCTTCTCATCTGCCTATGTTCGAACAGCTCCAACTGCAACACAACTGTGCAGCAGGAAACCCACAACCTTCAGTGGAACCCAAACGTTTTCAAGGAAACCAGCAGATGTAGAAGCAGCAAAGTCAGAAACGTGGGAAACCGCTTATCCAAAGATACTGCAGGACGGAGCTGTGGAAAACTTCCGTCCTCAGGAGGTTCAGGAGAAAGTCACTTACGCTGAGCCGCTGTCGCCTCCTAATGAGCAGGAGCCTTGTGTTCCAccgagagaagaagagggtggAGAGGAGGTTGAGTCAGCTGTCAGTCGTCAGGTTGAGTCGAGCCTCCACAGGGAGCCGGCCTTCAGTGATGAAGTTAGTCTCCATCAGTTCACAGCTCCTGACTTTACACCACATGGGGTCAGAGTGACAGAGAAGCTCAGTGACGTCTCAGCTGAACCTGAGGAAGgtcctgcagaagaagaagaagctccagCTGATCCACTGGGATGGAAAGAGTATATCAGTGAAGAACTGGAGGATGTGAAAGAGGAGATCTCGGATTCAGAAACTGAAGAAGAGGTGGAACCAACCTTTGAATCCAGGAGGAGAAGTCCAGCGTCTGAATGTGAGGCTGCAGAAAGTCTCTTCAACAAGTTAACAGACTTCAGCCGATATGAAAACAGCTCAGATGACGAAGCCGCTGAGATAAGAGATGAAATCAGTCGTTCTGTGGAGGCAGCGAAGGAGACGGATGTGGAGGATAAGTTGTTGTACCCTGACGGAGAAGAGATGGACACGTGGGACAGTGTCATCGAGAAGAAGATCGATATGAAGACAGACGACAGCATAAAACAGGATGAAGCAAAAAGACAACATGCTGAGCCAGAGGACATATCTGCAGGAGATCCAGAGCATGACAAGAGAGGAATGATCCAGGGagtcaccacagacacacaaaaagacgACAACTTGGCTGCTccagggacagacacacaagtagATGATGAACACGGACCAGACCCTGccgaagaagaagatgatgaagaggaagactCTCAAAATGTCTCGGTGTCATGGAGGACGGAGCTAGAGAGCGACAGCTACGCTCAGGAGAACACCCTCGCTGACACTCGACCTCTGATCCGATACAAAAGCGACGAGACCGACGCTAACACTCACATGGACGAGAGCGAGTCCAGTGAAGGGGACCAGGACAAGAGGCTCGGGGGGGAGACAGGAAGTGCAACGTGGAGCGAAGGCAAGTCCAGGAGATACGGAACGATGGAGGATCTGTGcgaggaagtggaagaggaagtgTTGGATGAGGAATACGACCTGGGATACTCTCATCTCCAGCGTCAGACATCGAGGAAAGATACAGAACGTGAAGAAGAAACGAACAAGGACGTCAATGAGGAATATTCAGATGAAGAGAGCGAGGAATTCACGAAACCCGCGCCACCCGTGAGTGTCGAGTACGACGAGGAGCTAGAGACCGACCGACTTGTGGAGCAGGAACTCGAGAGTCTGTCCACGGACAGCTTCAGTTCTCACTTCGCTCAGCAGAAGGTCGGCGACGAGAAGATTCCTCCAGAGGCTGGAGAAACCAAAACACACAGCGAGTCTTTCTGTGAGGAATCTGGAGCAACGACAAGCGGCCAACTCGCATTCCCAAACACTTTTCTAGATTACCCAGATGAGAAGCCGTATGGCCAACGCAAAGATGAAGAGGGTACACCTGTtccagagaagagagaggaggaagaacacaACGTCTCCATGGTGACACATCCCAATGTATCTGAGCATTTCCAGACCTTCAGTGACTTCATCAACGGGCTGGATGTGGAACAGAGCAGGAACTCGAACAAGCAGGACGTGAAACCTGCAGATCCTCAGGAACATCTGGATGAAGATGCTGTCGACTGTCCTGATGTTCCAGAAACAGGCGAATGGGAAGTCCTGGAAAACCCGAGCGAGGACCAAGACGTCAGAGCTGAACGTCACCTCCATGATGACGGAGGCTCTGGCGAAGGGGATGTGACccgtgaagaggaggaggagcacctGGAGATCCCCCCTGACATCTTTGAGGCGAAGGACTCGACCGAACTattgaacacaaacagaaaagacaacaACCTCCCTGGTGCTTTCAGCTCCAGTGTGAAGACTGACTTCTGGACCTCCTCCCCAGAGGTCGGCGCCACCTATCAACCAGATGACGCCTGTATCGAACCAACCAATCAGAACCGAGGGTTTGGGGAGAACCCAGTTTGGGGGATTTCGGACAACCGGATAAACGGGAACTCGCCGGCAGCTGAGAAAGGGCCGGAGCAGAAGTCTGAGGTGAAGCAGGTGTTGAGTAGAAAGGTGGAAGCGGAGTTTGTTCATTCTGAGGAGTCGGAGGTTGAGGGTGAATCCTGGTCTTCTGGGGAGGAGCAGTAA